In the Streptomyces sp. f51 genome, one interval contains:
- the paaA gene encoding 1,2-phenylacetyl-CoA epoxidase subunit PaaA produces the protein MATASAHQTARTQADEAADEAARTAAYEVVFDAAVAADERIEPRDWMPDAYRSTLVRQIAQHAHSEIIGMQPEANWITRAPSLRRKAILMAKVQDEAGHGLYLYSAAETLGVSRDDLLDKLHSGRQKYSSIFNYPTLTWADVGAIGWLVDGAAITNQVPLCRCSYGPYARAMIRVCKEESFHQRQGYELLLALSQGTPEQHAMAQDAVDRWWWPSLMMFGPPDDESSHSAQSMAWKIKRHSNDELRQRFVDIAVPQAESLGLTLPDPDLVWNEERGHHDFGAIDWTEFWEVLKGNGPCNDQRITQRRRAHEEGAWVREAAAAYADKHTSQAVGSTSTTGETGATRA, from the coding sequence ATGGCGACAGCATCAGCGCACCAAACGGCCCGCACACAGGCGGACGAAGCCGCCGACGAAGCGGCGCGCACAGCGGCATACGAGGTGGTCTTCGACGCCGCGGTGGCGGCCGACGAACGCATCGAGCCCCGCGACTGGATGCCCGACGCCTACCGCTCCACCCTGGTCCGCCAGATCGCGCAGCACGCCCACTCCGAGATCATCGGCATGCAGCCGGAGGCCAACTGGATCACGCGCGCGCCCTCGCTGCGCCGCAAGGCGATCCTGATGGCGAAGGTCCAGGACGAGGCGGGACACGGGCTGTACCTGTACAGCGCGGCCGAGACACTCGGCGTCAGCCGCGACGACCTGCTCGACAAGCTGCACTCCGGCCGCCAGAAGTACTCGTCGATCTTCAACTACCCGACCCTGACCTGGGCGGACGTCGGCGCCATCGGCTGGCTCGTGGACGGCGCGGCGATCACCAACCAGGTCCCCCTGTGCCGCTGCTCGTACGGCCCGTACGCGCGCGCCATGATCCGCGTGTGCAAGGAGGAGTCCTTCCACCAGCGCCAGGGGTACGAGCTGCTGCTGGCCCTGAGCCAGGGAACCCCCGAGCAGCACGCGATGGCGCAGGACGCGGTCGACCGCTGGTGGTGGCCCTCCCTGATGATGTTCGGCCCGCCGGACGACGAGTCCTCGCACTCCGCCCAGTCGATGGCGTGGAAGATCAAGCGCCACTCGAACGACGAACTGCGCCAGCGTTTCGTCGACATCGCCGTCCCCCAGGCCGAATCGCTCGGCCTGACGCTGCCGGACCCCGACCTGGTGTGGAACGAGGAGCGGGGACACCACGACTTCGGCGCCATCGACTGGACGGAGTTCTGGGAGGTCCTCAAGGGCAACGGCCCGTGCAACGACCAGCGGATCACCCAGCGCCGGCGCGCCCACGAGGAAGGCGCGTGGGTACGGGAGGCGGCCGCGGCCTACGCGGACAAGCACACGAGCCAGGCCGTCGGCTCCACGAGCACGACCGGTGAGACAGGAGCGACCCGAGCATGA
- the paaB gene encoding 1,2-phenylacetyl-CoA epoxidase subunit PaaB translates to MTNTEWPLWEVFVRSRRGLSHTHAGSLHAPDAELALRNARDLYTRRGEGVSIWVVPSAAVTASSPDEKDPFFEPSADKPYRHPTFYEIPEGVKHL, encoded by the coding sequence ATGACGAACACCGAATGGCCGCTGTGGGAGGTCTTCGTGCGCTCGCGCCGCGGACTGTCGCACACCCACGCCGGCAGCCTGCACGCGCCGGACGCCGAGCTGGCCCTGCGCAACGCCCGCGATCTGTACACGCGTCGCGGCGAGGGCGTCTCGATCTGGGTCGTCCCCTCCGCCGCCGTCACGGCCTCCTCGCCCGACGAGAAGGACCCGTTCTTCGAGCCGTCCGCGGACAAGCCCTACCGCCACCCGACGTTCTACGAGATCCCGGAAGGGGTGAAGCACCTGTGA
- a CDS encoding acyl-CoA dehydrogenase family protein, translated as MDFTFTEEQQAAAEAARGVFADVSPDAVPSPALTPGAVAEGFDRALWARLADADLLSLLLDEEAGGAGLDAIALCLVLRESAKVLARVPLLENSAATAAVQRHGGEELSTAVAARAGRGELVLTVATNGRTGHDPAELAVTARQDGTGWVLDGVQTAVPWVFDADLVVVPAHTDADRTVLALVARGQEGAVLAEQISTTGERLGELRLESARIEARYVIDAPGAWEWLRDLLVTGTCALALGLGEEVLRMTSAYTSKREQFGFPVATFQAVAVQAADRYIDLRAMEATLWQAAWRISTGADGALPAGGDVAVAKIWASEGVRRVVQTAQHLHGGFGADTEYALHRYHAWAKQLELSLGPAAAHEEALGDLLAAHPLG; from the coding sequence GTGGACTTCACCTTCACCGAGGAGCAGCAGGCGGCGGCCGAGGCGGCCCGGGGGGTGTTCGCCGACGTCTCCCCCGACGCGGTGCCCAGCCCCGCGCTCACCCCGGGCGCCGTCGCCGAAGGCTTCGACCGCGCCCTGTGGGCGAGGCTCGCCGACGCGGACCTGCTCAGCCTGCTGCTCGACGAGGAGGCCGGCGGAGCGGGCCTCGACGCGATCGCGCTGTGTCTCGTGCTGCGGGAGTCGGCGAAGGTGCTGGCCCGGGTGCCGCTGCTGGAGAACAGCGCGGCGACAGCCGCCGTCCAACGCCACGGCGGCGAGGAGTTGAGCACGGCCGTGGCCGCGCGGGCCGGCCGGGGAGAACTCGTGCTGACCGTGGCCACCAACGGCAGGACCGGTCACGACCCCGCCGAACTCGCCGTGACCGCGCGGCAGGACGGCACGGGATGGGTGCTGGACGGAGTGCAGACGGCGGTGCCCTGGGTCTTCGACGCCGACCTCGTCGTCGTGCCCGCGCACACGGACGCCGACCGGACCGTCCTCGCCCTGGTGGCTCGCGGCCAGGAAGGGGCCGTGCTCGCCGAGCAGATCTCCACGACCGGTGAGCGGCTGGGCGAACTGCGCCTGGAATCCGCCCGGATCGAAGCCCGGTATGTGATCGACGCGCCGGGGGCGTGGGAGTGGCTGCGCGACCTGCTGGTCACCGGGACCTGCGCCCTGGCGCTCGGGCTCGGCGAGGAGGTGCTCCGGATGACGAGCGCGTACACGAGCAAGCGGGAGCAGTTCGGGTTCCCGGTCGCCACGTTCCAGGCGGTCGCCGTCCAGGCCGCCGACCGCTACATCGACCTGCGCGCCATGGAGGCGACGCTCTGGCAGGCCGCGTGGCGGATCAGCACCGGAGCGGACGGCGCGCTGCCGGCCGGCGGTGATGTGGCGGTGGCCAAGATCTGGGCGTCCGAAGGGGTGCGCCGGGTCGTGCAGACCGCCCAGCATCTGCACGGAGGCTTCGGCGCCGACACCGAGTACGCGCTGCACCGGTACCACGCCTGGGCCAAGCAACTGGAACTGTCGCTCGGCCCGGCGGCAGCACACGAGGAAGCGCTGGGCGACCTGCTGGCGGCCCACCCCCTGGGGTGA
- a CDS encoding DUF5819 family protein: MDARDEGSKREPGSVAPEGGAPGATGATGGTPVPGPRPAGAEEAGSPAGGSEAAVPAIGSSGEALAEAGPEVAGPEAGGSEAAGPDAGGVGAHVAEGVVSECPGEADPLGDRGPVGLAALSLRHQIVAALALAAVAVVACAHLGMVFLHIAPPNTVTKQHGHAIDEWIYPEFEQNWKLFAPNPLQQDITVEVRALVRSADGTSRETGWYDLSALDGLAIDGNPLPSHTQQNELRRAWDFYASTHDGQNRAVGLRGDLSERYLRRIGVLRLDREHAGGEGAVVERVQFRSLTTDVPPPRWSDEKVSDRPVVRELPWWAVPVSDRADALTEASAR; the protein is encoded by the coding sequence ATGGACGCGAGGGACGAGGGCTCGAAGCGGGAGCCGGGGTCGGTCGCGCCCGAGGGGGGCGCGCCCGGCGCCACCGGCGCCACCGGCGGCACCCCGGTGCCCGGTCCGCGGCCGGCGGGCGCTGAGGAGGCGGGGTCCCCGGCGGGCGGTTCCGAGGCGGCCGTGCCGGCGATCGGGTCTTCCGGCGAGGCCCTCGCCGAGGCCGGGCCTGAGGTGGCTGGGCCGGAGGCGGGCGGTTCCGAGGCGGCCGGGCCAGATGCGGGTGGGGTCGGAGCACACGTGGCCGAGGGCGTCGTCTCCGAGTGCCCCGGTGAGGCCGACCCGCTCGGGGACAGGGGTCCCGTCGGGCTTGCCGCGCTGTCCCTGCGGCATCAGATCGTCGCCGCGCTCGCCCTCGCCGCCGTCGCCGTCGTCGCCTGCGCGCACCTCGGGATGGTGTTCCTCCACATCGCGCCCCCGAACACGGTGACGAAGCAGCACGGGCACGCGATCGACGAATGGATCTACCCCGAGTTCGAGCAGAACTGGAAGCTCTTCGCTCCCAACCCCTTGCAGCAGGACATCACGGTCGAGGTCCGTGCCCTGGTTCGTTCCGCGGACGGCACCAGCCGGGAGACGGGCTGGTACGACCTGTCCGCGCTCGACGGGCTGGCCATCGACGGAAATCCGCTGCCGAGCCACACCCAGCAGAACGAGCTGCGCCGCGCCTGGGACTTCTACGCGAGTACGCACGACGGCCAGAACCGTGCCGTGGGTCTGCGCGGCGACCTCTCGGAGCGCTATCTGCGGCGTATCGGGGTGCTGCGCCTCGACCGCGAACACGCGGGCGGCGAGGGCGCCGTCGTCGAACGGGTCCAGTTCCGCTCCCTCACCACGGACGTCCCGCCTCCACGCTGGAGCGACGAGAAGGTGTCCGACCGGCCCGTCGTCCGTGAGCTGCCCTGGTGGGCCGTTCCCGTGAGTGACCGCGCGGACGCCCTGACGGAGGCGAGCGCCCGATGA
- a CDS encoding HTTM domain-containing protein: MNRSAPTIARGIARVTESALGPYQSAVIRIGLAATWLLFLLREYPNRQEMYGPDAPWSWDLARQLVDSNHAFTVLMWSDSQVWFETVYALAVLSGVLLLVGWRTRAVSVLFMIGVLSLQNRSVFIGDGGDNVLHLMAIYLVFTRCAQVWSLDARRDRLARAARARGERIRPDRGGAVLWAALGIVLAVATGAGHVDAGFLGGWLTVLWGLWAVQALWWAVGRLARTAEPRVLLDVVANIVHNAALMVVMAEACLIYATAGWYKIEGSRWQDGTAVYYPLHLESFSPWPALSELMSAHGTIVMLVTYGTVLVQVAFPFTLFNRRVKNVLLAVMMTEHAVIAVVLGLPFFSLAMIAADSVFLPTSFLLRLGSGAARVRDRLLPGRGPAVPGPREPAAGVPEEPEHPHVGFTA; the protein is encoded by the coding sequence ATGAACAGATCCGCTCCGACGATCGCGCGCGGTATCGCCCGGGTCACCGAGTCCGCTCTCGGCCCGTACCAGAGCGCTGTGATCCGTATCGGCTTGGCCGCCACCTGGCTGCTGTTCCTGCTGCGCGAATACCCGAACCGTCAGGAGATGTACGGGCCCGACGCGCCCTGGAGCTGGGACCTCGCCCGGCAGCTCGTCGACAGCAACCACGCCTTCACGGTCCTGATGTGGTCCGACAGCCAGGTGTGGTTCGAGACCGTCTACGCCCTCGCGGTCCTCTCCGGCGTCCTGCTGCTGGTGGGATGGCGGACCCGCGCGGTGTCGGTGCTGTTCATGATCGGCGTGCTGTCCCTCCAGAACCGCAGTGTCTTCATCGGGGACGGCGGGGACAACGTCCTCCATCTGATGGCGATCTATCTGGTATTCACCCGCTGCGCCCAGGTGTGGTCGCTCGACGCGCGGCGGGACCGCCTGGCCCGTGCGGCACGCGCGCGTGGCGAGCGGATCCGGCCCGACCGGGGCGGCGCCGTGCTGTGGGCGGCGCTCGGGATCGTGCTGGCGGTGGCGACGGGAGCGGGACACGTCGACGCCGGTTTCCTGGGCGGCTGGCTCACGGTCCTCTGGGGACTGTGGGCGGTGCAGGCCCTGTGGTGGGCCGTCGGCCGTCTCGCCCGCACCGCGGAGCCGCGCGTCCTGCTGGACGTCGTCGCCAACATCGTGCACAACGCCGCTCTGATGGTCGTCATGGCCGAGGCGTGCCTGATCTACGCGACCGCCGGCTGGTACAAGATCGAGGGTTCGCGCTGGCAGGACGGCACCGCTGTCTACTACCCGCTCCACCTGGAGTCCTTCTCCCCGTGGCCCGCGCTGTCCGAACTGATGTCCGCGCACGGCACGATCGTGATGCTGGTGACCTACGGGACGGTCCTCGTCCAGGTCGCCTTCCCCTTCACCCTGTTCAACCGGCGGGTGAAGAACGTCCTGCTGGCGGTCATGATGACCGAGCACGCGGTGATCGCCGTGGTGCTCGGGCTGCCGTTCTTCTCGCTCGCGATGATCGCCGCCGACTCCGTGTTCCTGCCGACGTCCTTCCTCCTGCGCCTGGGCTCAGGGGCGGCACGCGTGCGTGACCGGCTCCTCCCCGGCCGCGGCCCCGCGGTGCCGGGGCCCAGGGAGCCCGCCGCGGGCGTTCCGGAGGAGCCCGAGCACCCGCACGTAGGCTTCACGGCATGA
- the paaE gene encoding 1,2-phenylacetyl-CoA epoxidase subunit PaaE produces MARFHPLTVAAVDRITDDSVALTFAVPAELREDYRHAAGQHLALRRTVDGAEIRRTYSICSPAPAPEDEAPRTLRVGVRLVDGGAFSTYALKEITVGDQVDVMVPAGRFTLEPSAGLYAAVVGGSGITPVLSIVSTLLARKPDASFCLIRSDRTTASTMFLEEVADLKDRYPQRFQLVTVLSREEQQAGLPSGRLDQERLAALLPALLPVDRVAGWFLCGPLGLVEGAERALRGLGVSRTRVHQEIFHVDATTTAPSTVPAPAHSTVTARLDGRGGTWPVQDGESLLDAVLRNRPDAPYACKGGVCGTCRAFLVSGEVRMDRNFALEPEETDAGYVLACQSHPATEKVELDFDR; encoded by the coding sequence ATGGCCCGCTTCCACCCGCTCACGGTGGCCGCGGTCGACCGGATCACCGACGACTCCGTGGCCCTGACCTTCGCGGTGCCCGCGGAACTGCGCGAGGACTACCGTCACGCCGCCGGCCAGCATCTCGCGCTGCGCCGCACGGTCGACGGCGCGGAGATCCGCCGCACGTACTCCATCTGCTCACCGGCACCCGCCCCCGAGGACGAGGCGCCGCGCACCCTGCGGGTCGGAGTGCGTCTGGTCGACGGAGGCGCGTTCTCGACGTACGCGCTCAAGGAGATCACGGTCGGCGACCAGGTGGACGTGATGGTCCCGGCGGGGCGTTTCACGCTGGAGCCCTCGGCCGGCCTGTACGCGGCGGTGGTGGGCGGCAGCGGGATCACCCCGGTGCTGTCGATCGTTTCGACCCTGCTGGCCCGGAAGCCCGACGCGAGCTTCTGCCTGATCCGCAGCGACCGCACGACGGCCTCGACGATGTTCCTGGAGGAGGTCGCCGACCTCAAGGACCGCTATCCGCAGCGGTTCCAGCTGGTGACGGTCCTCTCCCGCGAGGAGCAGCAGGCCGGGCTGCCGTCCGGCAGACTCGACCAGGAGCGACTGGCCGCACTGCTTCCGGCGCTGCTGCCGGTGGACCGGGTGGCCGGATGGTTCCTGTGCGGGCCGTTGGGGCTCGTGGAGGGTGCCGAGCGGGCCCTGCGTGGGCTCGGTGTGTCCAGGACCCGCGTCCACCAGGAGATCTTCCACGTGGACGCCACCACGACGGCTCCCTCCACCGTCCCGGCTCCCGCGCACAGCACCGTGACCGCGCGGCTCGACGGACGCGGCGGCACCTGGCCCGTCCAGGACGGCGAGTCGCTGCTGGACGCGGTCCTGCGCAACCGCCCGGACGCGCCCTACGCCTGCAAGGGCGGTGTGTGCGGCACCTGCCGGGCGTTCCTGGTGTCGGGCGAGGTGCGGATGGACCGCAACTTCGCGCTGGAGCCGGAGGAGACGGACGCCGGGTACGTACTGGCCTGCCAGTCCCATCCCGCCACGGAGAAGGTCGAGTTGGACTTCGACCGCTGA
- a CDS encoding rhodanese-like domain-containing protein, producing the protein MSFGAGVPTVGVGDLAADDFLLDVREDDEWEAGHAQGALHIPMSDFVARFGELTEAAPQDGRVNVICRSGGRSAQVTMYLVQQGIDAANVEGGMQIWEAAGRPVLNAKGEPGFVL; encoded by the coding sequence ATGAGTTTCGGAGCTGGTGTGCCCACGGTCGGGGTCGGCGATCTCGCGGCCGACGACTTCCTGCTGGACGTCCGGGAGGACGACGAGTGGGAGGCAGGTCATGCCCAGGGGGCGCTGCACATCCCCATGAGCGACTTCGTCGCCCGGTTCGGTGAGCTGACCGAGGCCGCCCCGCAGGACGGCCGGGTCAACGTGATCTGCCGCTCCGGAGGCCGTTCGGCCCAGGTCACCATGTACCTGGTCCAGCAGGGCATCGACGCCGCGAACGTCGAGGGCGGCATGCAGATCTGGGAGGCCGCGGGCCGCCCGGTTCTGAACGCCAAGGGCGAGCCCGGCTTCGTGCTGTAG
- the paaC gene encoding 1,2-phenylacetyl-CoA epoxidase subunit PaaC: protein MTLTVNTAAALALGDDALVLSHRLGEWAGHAPVLEEEVALANIALDLLGQARVLLSLAGDEDELAYLREERAFRNLQLVEQPNGDFAHTIARQLYFSTYQRLLYAHLASGDSEFAPLAAKAVKEVAYHQDHAEQWTLRLGDGTAESHERMNRACQELWRFTGEMFQPLDGVDIDWDAIQAAWLESVEATLRRATLTVPEGPRVGAWAAGAGRQGLHTESFGRMLAEMQHLHRSHPGASW, encoded by the coding sequence GTGACGCTCACCGTGAACACCGCCGCCGCCCTGGCCCTCGGCGACGACGCCCTGGTGCTCTCGCACCGGCTGGGGGAGTGGGCCGGCCACGCGCCGGTCCTCGAAGAGGAAGTCGCCCTGGCCAACATCGCGCTGGACCTGCTCGGCCAGGCCCGCGTCCTGCTGTCCCTGGCCGGTGACGAGGACGAGCTGGCGTATCTCCGCGAGGAGCGCGCCTTCCGCAACCTCCAGCTCGTCGAGCAGCCGAACGGCGACTTCGCGCACACCATCGCCCGGCAGCTCTACTTCTCCACCTACCAACGGCTCCTCTACGCACACCTGGCATCCGGGGACAGCGAGTTCGCCCCGCTCGCCGCCAAGGCCGTCAAAGAGGTCGCCTACCACCAGGACCACGCCGAGCAGTGGACCCTGCGCCTGGGCGACGGCACTGCCGAGAGCCACGAGCGGATGAACCGCGCGTGCCAGGAGCTGTGGCGCTTCACCGGTGAGATGTTCCAGCCGCTGGACGGCGTCGACATCGACTGGGACGCGATCCAGGCCGCCTGGCTGGAGTCCGTGGAGGCGACCCTGCGCCGCGCCACGCTGACGGTCCCCGAAGGTCCCCGGGTCGGGGCCTGGGCGGCCGGCGCCGGACGCCAGGGTCTGCACACCGAGTCCTTCGGGCGGATGCTCGCCGAGATGCAGCATCTGCACCGCAGCCACCCGGGGGCGTCATGGTGA
- the paaN gene encoding phenylacetic acid degradation protein PaaN — protein MAAESTAHQLIAQHRPTLDQALEAIRTRAYWSPHPEHPKAYGEHGSLGMAEGKAAFDALLGTRLDLGQPGTDDWVGGEVSPYGIELGVTYPHADIDTLLPAMRAGQRAWRDAGAEVRAVVCLEILKRISDRTHEFAHAVMHTSGQAFMMAFQAGGPHAQDRGLEAVAYAYAEQVRTPGTAEWSKPQGKRDPLALTKQFTPVPRGIALMIGCNTFPTWNGYPGLFASLATGNAVLVKPHPRAVLPLALTVQVARDVLAEAGFDPNLVALAAERPGEGIAKTLATHPEIRIIDYTGSTAFGDWLEANARQAQVYTEKAGVNTVIVESTGDYKGMLSNLAFSLSLYSGQMCTTPQNLLIPRDGVSTDEGHKSYDEVVADLAKSVGGLLGDDARANALLGAIVNPDVKARLEAAAGLGEVALPSRQIDNPEFPGAVVRSPLIVKLDGARKYWENAGGADDEAAYMSECFGPVSFAVAVDSAADAVELLRRTTRDKGAMTVGAYTTDEAFEREVREACLEECAQLSLNLTGGVYVNQTAAFSDFHGSGGNAAANAALCDGAFVANRFRVIEVRREA, from the coding sequence ATGGCCGCCGAATCCACCGCGCACCAGTTGATCGCCCAGCACCGGCCCACCCTCGATCAGGCGCTGGAAGCGATCCGCACGCGCGCGTACTGGTCCCCGCATCCCGAGCACCCCAAGGCGTACGGCGAGCACGGCAGCCTGGGCATGGCCGAGGGCAAGGCCGCCTTCGACGCCCTCCTGGGCACCCGCCTCGACCTGGGCCAGCCCGGCACGGACGACTGGGTCGGCGGCGAGGTGTCGCCGTACGGCATCGAGCTGGGCGTCACGTACCCGCACGCGGACATCGACACCCTCCTGCCCGCCATGCGCGCGGGGCAGCGCGCCTGGCGCGACGCGGGCGCCGAGGTCCGGGCCGTGGTCTGTCTGGAGATCCTCAAGCGGATCAGCGACCGCACCCACGAGTTCGCGCACGCGGTCATGCACACCAGCGGCCAGGCCTTCATGATGGCGTTCCAGGCGGGCGGCCCGCACGCGCAGGACCGCGGCCTGGAGGCGGTGGCCTACGCGTACGCGGAGCAGGTCCGCACCCCCGGCACCGCGGAGTGGAGCAAGCCCCAGGGCAAGCGGGACCCGCTCGCGCTCACCAAGCAGTTCACGCCCGTCCCGCGCGGCATCGCGCTGATGATCGGCTGCAACACCTTCCCGACGTGGAACGGCTATCCGGGCCTGTTCGCCTCCCTGGCCACGGGCAACGCGGTCCTGGTGAAGCCCCACCCGCGCGCGGTGCTCCCGCTCGCGCTCACGGTGCAGGTCGCGCGCGATGTGCTCGCCGAGGCGGGCTTCGACCCCAACCTGGTGGCACTCGCCGCCGAGCGTCCCGGCGAGGGGATCGCGAAGACGCTGGCCACCCACCCCGAGATCCGCATCATCGACTACACCGGCTCCACCGCCTTCGGCGACTGGCTGGAGGCCAACGCCCGCCAGGCGCAGGTCTACACGGAGAAGGCCGGCGTCAACACGGTGATCGTCGAGTCGACCGGTGACTACAAGGGGATGCTGTCCAACCTGGCGTTCTCCCTCTCGCTCTACAGCGGCCAGATGTGCACCACCCCGCAGAACCTGCTCATCCCGCGCGACGGCGTCTCCACGGACGAGGGCCACAAGTCCTACGACGAGGTCGTCGCCGATCTCGCCAAGTCGGTCGGCGGACTCCTCGGCGACGACGCCCGCGCGAACGCGCTGCTCGGCGCCATCGTGAACCCGGACGTGAAGGCCCGCCTGGAGGCCGCCGCCGGACTCGGCGAAGTGGCCCTGCCCTCACGGCAGATCGACAACCCGGAGTTCCCGGGCGCCGTCGTGCGCTCACCGCTGATCGTGAAGCTCGACGGAGCCCGCAAGTACTGGGAGAACGCCGGGGGCGCGGACGACGAGGCCGCCTACATGAGCGAGTGCTTCGGTCCGGTCTCCTTCGCCGTGGCCGTCGACTCGGCCGCGGACGCCGTCGAGCTCCTGCGCCGCACGACGCGGGACAAGGGTGCGATGACCGTCGGCGCGTACACCACCGACGAGGCGTTCGAGCGCGAGGTGCGGGAGGCCTGCCTGGAGGAGTGCGCCCAGCTCTCCCTGAACCTCACGGGCGGCGTGTACGTCAACCAGACGGCCGCGTTCTCGGACTTCCACGGCTCCGGCGGCAACGCCGCGGCCAACGCGGCCCTGTGCGACGGGGCGTTCGTGGCGAACCGCTTCCGGGTGATCGAGGTACGCCGGGAGGCGTGA
- a CDS encoding TrmH family RNA methyltransferase, producing MNDPVRVWRQLSDDSVLLDGFHALKHAVRFGARVPVAVAIDREAVLGLADELAPDVRAALDALLTEVPETVFTTLVPRPHPTSVAALAVRPSRAANLETLARTPRTAPVVVLDDPRNLGNAGAVIRLAAGFGATGVVTTGTLDPWHPTVVRGGAGLHFATAVERLAVDELPGGPVFALDPEGEDIRGTKIPDDALLAFGSERSGLSAELRSRADHLVSLPMRPQVSSYNLATSVGMTLFHWSATGGAPA from the coding sequence ATGAACGACCCGGTACGTGTCTGGCGCCAGCTCTCCGACGACTCCGTCCTGCTCGACGGCTTCCACGCCCTCAAGCACGCGGTGCGCTTCGGGGCGCGCGTCCCGGTCGCCGTCGCGATCGACCGGGAGGCGGTTCTCGGGCTGGCCGACGAACTCGCGCCGGACGTACGCGCCGCCCTCGACGCGCTGCTGACCGAGGTCCCGGAGACGGTGTTCACCACCCTCGTGCCGCGTCCGCACCCCACCTCGGTGGCGGCTCTGGCCGTACGCCCTTCACGGGCCGCCAACCTGGAGACGCTGGCCCGCACCCCCCGAACGGCGCCCGTGGTCGTCCTCGACGATCCGCGCAACCTCGGCAACGCCGGTGCGGTGATCCGGCTCGCGGCCGGCTTCGGCGCGACCGGGGTGGTCACGACGGGCACGCTCGATCCCTGGCACCCCACGGTCGTACGGGGCGGGGCGGGGCTGCACTTCGCGACCGCGGTGGAGCGTCTGGCGGTGGACGAACTGCCGGGGGGCCCGGTGTTCGCGCTCGACCCCGAGGGAGAGGACATCCGGGGGACGAAGATTCCCGACGACGCCCTGCTCGCCTTCGGCTCGGAGCGCAGCGGGCTGTCCGCCGAACTGCGCTCCCGGGCCGACCACTTGGTGTCCCTGCCGATGCGCCCGCAGGTCTCCAGCTACAACCTCGCGACCAGTGTCGGCATGACGCTGTTCCACTGGAGCGCCACGGGCGGCGCACCGGCATAG
- the paaD gene encoding 1,2-phenylacetyl-CoA epoxidase subunit PaaD, with the protein MVTATPLEEELRRLAGSVLDPELPVLTLDDLGVLRAVHVRGTDSVEVELTPTYTGCPAVEAMSSDIERVLHEHGIREVSVRTVLSPAWSTDDISDEGRRKLREFGIAPPRGNRAAGPVALGLGPTRTLTSEPEPDPVRCPSCGSADTELLSRFSSTACKALRRCLSCREPFDHFKEL; encoded by the coding sequence ATGGTGACGGCCACCCCCCTGGAAGAGGAGCTGCGCCGCCTGGCCGGCTCCGTCCTCGATCCCGAACTGCCCGTTCTCACCCTGGACGACCTCGGGGTGCTGCGGGCCGTCCACGTCCGCGGCACGGACAGCGTCGAGGTCGAACTGACCCCGACCTACACCGGCTGCCCCGCCGTCGAGGCCATGTCCAGCGACATCGAGCGGGTGCTGCACGAGCACGGCATCCGCGAGGTGTCGGTGCGCACGGTGCTCAGCCCCGCCTGGTCGACCGACGACATCTCGGACGAAGGGCGCCGCAAACTGCGGGAGTTCGGGATAGCACCTCCGCGCGGCAACCGTGCCGCGGGGCCGGTCGCTCTCGGCCTGGGGCCGACCCGGACGCTCACGTCCGAGCCGGAGCCGGATCCCGTCCGCTGTCCGTCCTGCGGATCGGCCGACACCGAACTGCTCAGCCGCTTCTCCTCCACCGCGTGCAAGGCGCTGCGCCGCTGTCTGTCCTGCCGCGAACCGTTCGACCACTTCAAGGAGTTGTGA